One genomic segment of Bradyrhizobium prioriisuperbiae includes these proteins:
- a CDS encoding alpha/beta hydrolase yields MTPRRVLNRRTLLAAAAAVTASPALADACRIGPAPHDKGPLVWMDLDQVELDAAYDQTFYSPLQSEIVKRLASSSELVRGRLGPPQRDSYGPTAVEKLDIYRTPRAAKAPVFVMIHGGAWLTGEAKNYAYPAELFVNAGTHYIALDFIDVRAAGGDLRIMVDQVRRGIAWAYRNAARYGGDPERFYIGGHSSGGHLCGLALVTDWQKDFALPPDFIKGGLCMSGLYDMKPVRLSKRSSYVKFDDASERDLSAQRQLEMLRAPVVVTYGTHETPEFQRQNRDFAAALKTVGKPVELVEAPHTNHFEMVESLSNPYGPNGRAALAMMKLSAP; encoded by the coding sequence ATGACACCTCGCCGCGTTCTGAACCGACGTACGCTGCTGGCTGCCGCAGCGGCCGTGACGGCCTCACCGGCGCTGGCCGACGCGTGCCGGATCGGCCCAGCGCCGCATGACAAGGGCCCTCTGGTCTGGATGGACCTGGACCAGGTTGAACTCGACGCGGCCTACGACCAGACGTTCTATTCGCCGCTGCAGTCGGAAATCGTCAAGCGGCTGGCCAGCAGCAGCGAACTGGTTCGCGGCCGACTGGGGCCACCGCAACGCGACTCCTACGGCCCCACCGCTGTCGAGAAGCTTGATATCTACCGCACTCCGCGTGCCGCCAAGGCCCCCGTGTTTGTCATGATCCATGGCGGCGCATGGCTGACCGGCGAAGCCAAGAACTATGCCTATCCGGCCGAGCTGTTCGTCAACGCCGGCACGCACTACATTGCCCTCGACTTTATCGACGTCCGCGCCGCCGGCGGCGATCTCCGGATCATGGTGGATCAGGTTCGCCGCGGCATCGCCTGGGCCTATCGCAATGCCGCCCGCTATGGCGGCGATCCGGAACGATTCTACATTGGCGGCCACTCCTCGGGCGGCCATCTCTGCGGTCTCGCCTTGGTCACCGACTGGCAGAAGGACTTCGCCCTGCCGCCCGACTTCATCAAGGGCGGCTTGTGCATGAGCGGGCTCTACGACATGAAGCCGGTGCGCCTGTCAAAACGCAGCTCGTACGTCAAATTTGACGACGCCAGCGAACGCGACCTGAGCGCCCAACGTCAGCTGGAGATGCTGCGGGCGCCGGTGGTCGTGACGTACGGCACCCACGAGACACCGGAATTCCAGCGCCAGAACCGCGACTTCGCGGCCGCGCTGAAAACGGTCGGCAAGCCCGTCGAGTTGGTCGAGGCCCCACACACCAATCACTTCGAGATGGTGGAATCCCTGAGCAATCCCTACGGCCCGAACGGCC
- a CDS encoding tetratricopeptide repeat protein, giving the protein MLALIGMSATSPTRAQSADLVLCDRVAADPGDPDKPADVRGVAEIAPADVATAIKFCRVAAGGSRRALYQLGRAYAANRQGTEAVSAYRKAADKGSTSAMVELGVLLATGAGGTTDEAQARKLFERAAEAGNPRGVTNLAALSKGGVLADPVKARTLLAKTAETNAEAQYQLGIMMADGVGGPKDDVAARGLFEKAAAQGHAGAMERMGAFAQSGRGGPQDTSAAKAFYEKAAALGNEDAKAALKRAECPMAIRDKRGNLVTNLCW; this is encoded by the coding sequence ATGCTGGCGCTGATCGGCATGTCCGCGACTTCGCCGACTCGTGCGCAGTCGGCGGATCTGGTGCTGTGCGACCGGGTCGCCGCCGATCCCGGCGATCCGGACAAGCCGGCTGACGTCAGGGGTGTCGCCGAGATCGCACCAGCCGATGTCGCGACCGCGATCAAGTTCTGCCGGGTGGCTGCGGGGGGCTCGCGCCGGGCGCTGTATCAGCTTGGTCGCGCCTATGCCGCCAATCGACAGGGGACCGAGGCTGTCAGCGCCTATCGCAAGGCGGCCGACAAGGGCAGCACCTCGGCGATGGTCGAACTCGGCGTGCTGCTGGCGACCGGAGCCGGCGGGACGACGGATGAAGCTCAGGCGCGAAAACTGTTTGAGCGCGCGGCCGAAGCGGGCAATCCGCGCGGTGTCACCAATCTTGCGGCGCTGTCCAAGGGCGGCGTGCTGGCGGATCCGGTCAAGGCACGCACGCTGCTGGCGAAAACAGCGGAGACCAATGCCGAGGCGCAGTATCAGCTTGGGATCATGATGGCGGACGGCGTCGGCGGTCCGAAGGACGACGTGGCCGCGCGCGGTCTGTTCGAGAAGGCGGCCGCGCAAGGGCATGCTGGCGCCATGGAGCGGATGGGCGCGTTCGCCCAGAGCGGACGCGGCGGTCCGCAGGATACCAGCGCTGCGAAGGCGTTCTACGAGAAGGCGGCGGCGCTCGGCAACGAGGATGCCAAAGCCGCCCTCAAGCGCGCAGAGTGTCCTATGGCGATCAGGGACAAGCGCGGCAACCTCGTCACCAACCTGTGTTGGTAA
- a CDS encoding DUF4339 domain-containing protein, with product MSEIWHYADGGEARGPVTLAALTEALSRLPDPGQTLVWRDGFENWKPADRVEEIAELLQTLLRSRRSGEPAVGLVDPTEFKFVEPKLAGIGGWLIFVAIGPGAWRTSFGLGYGQLLCRG from the coding sequence ATGAGCGAAATTTGGCATTATGCCGACGGCGGTGAAGCGCGTGGGCCGGTCACGCTTGCTGCTTTAACGGAAGCGCTGTCCCGGCTGCCTGATCCGGGACAGACGCTGGTCTGGCGGGACGGCTTCGAGAACTGGAAGCCTGCGGATCGGGTCGAAGAAATTGCGGAGTTGCTGCAAACGCTTCTTCGGAGCAGAAGATCCGGGGAGCCGGCGGTCGGTTTGGTCGATCCAACTGAATTCAAGTTCGTCGAGCCTAAACTCGCGGGCATCGGTGGCTGGCTGATATTCGTCGCAATTGGCCCAGGTGCTTGGCGTACTTCATTTGGCCTCGGATATGGTCAACTACTATGCCGAGGTTGA
- a CDS encoding DUF2569 family protein, whose amino-acid sequence MVNYYAEVDGKLFQQFPIALYGEAALNLALLALFSYGAFLFFRKSRKFPLYFIYQWLAAIFVPLAAALWVVVTLSAATGQSMSEVAKFDSKEVGRLVATAVAALIWIPYILKSRRVANTFTR is encoded by the coding sequence ATGGTCAACTACTATGCCGAGGTTGATGGAAAATTATTTCAGCAGTTTCCGATCGCGCTTTATGGGGAAGCCGCGCTGAACCTGGCGCTGCTCGCGTTATTTAGCTACGGGGCATTCTTGTTCTTTCGCAAATCGCGCAAATTCCCGCTCTATTTCATCTATCAGTGGTTGGCTGCGATTTTCGTACCGCTCGCCGCCGCGTTGTGGGTCGTTGTGACGTTGTCGGCGGCGACAGGTCAGTCGATGTCAGAAGTTGCAAAATTCGATTCGAAAGAGGTCGGGCGTCTGGTTGCGACGGCGGTCGCGGCCTTGATCTGGATTCCCTACATTCTGAAATCGCGACGTGTCGCGAACACGTTCACCAGATGA
- the lon gene encoding endopeptidase La, with translation MTASKTRPTIVHGESHSYPVLPLRDIVVFPHMIVPLFVGREKSIRALEEVMKNDALIMLATQKNASDDDPSPDSIYEIGTLASVLQLLKLPDGTVKVLVEGLERARVTKYSDRSEYYEAASTALADTDAKSVEAEAMARSVVSDFESYVKLNKKISAEVVGVVQQITDFAKLADTVASHLAVKISDRQTILETLSVSQRLEKVLGLMESEISVLQVEKKIRSRVKRQMEKTQREYYLNEQMKAIQKELGDDEGRDELADLEDKIKKTKLSKEAREKAQHELKKLRQMSPMSAEATVVRNYLDWLLSIPWGKKSKVKKDLNAAQEVLDNDHYGLEKVKDRIVEYLAVQSRANKLTGPILCLVGPPGVGKTSLGKSIAKATGREFVRVSLGGVRDEAEIRGHRRTYIGSMPGKIIQSMRKAKTSNPLFLLDEIDKMGADFRGDPSSALLEVLDPEQNSTFNDHYLEVDYDLSNVMFITTANTLNIPGPLMDRMEIIRIAGYTENEKVEIARKHLIPTAVSKHGLDSKEFSIDDDALLLMIRRYTREAGVRNLERELSTLARKAVKELMLSKKKSVKVTEKTIEEFLGVAKYRYGEIESDDQVGVVTGLAWTDVGGELLTIESVMMPGKGRMTVTGNLRDVMKESISAAASYVRSRAITFGIEPPLFDRRDIHVHVPEGATPKDGPSAGVAMATTIVSVLTGIPIRHDIAMTGEITLRGRVLPIGGLKEKLLAAARGGIKTVLIPDENAKDLTEISDAIKGGLDIIPVSRMDEVIKNALVRAPEPIEWEEDTSRAPKPDADEVPGLTAH, from the coding sequence ATGACTGCCTCAAAGACCAGGCCGACCATCGTACACGGCGAAAGCCACTCCTATCCCGTCTTGCCGCTTCGCGACATCGTGGTGTTTCCGCACATGATCGTGCCGCTTTTCGTCGGCCGCGAGAAGTCGATCCGTGCGCTCGAAGAAGTGATGAAGAACGATGCCCTGATCATGCTGGCGACGCAGAAGAACGCGTCGGACGATGATCCGAGCCCGGATTCCATTTACGAGATCGGAACGCTCGCAAGCGTGCTGCAGCTGCTGAAATTGCCCGACGGCACCGTGAAGGTGCTGGTCGAAGGCCTCGAGCGCGCGCGCGTGACCAAATATTCCGACCGCTCGGAGTACTATGAGGCGGCCTCGACCGCGCTTGCCGATACCGACGCCAAGAGCGTCGAGGCGGAGGCGATGGCACGCTCCGTGGTGTCCGACTTCGAAAGCTACGTGAAGCTGAACAAGAAGATCTCCGCGGAGGTCGTCGGCGTCGTTCAGCAGATCACCGATTTCGCCAAGCTGGCGGATACGGTGGCCTCGCATCTCGCCGTGAAAATCTCCGATCGCCAGACCATCCTGGAGACGCTGTCCGTATCGCAGCGCCTGGAGAAGGTGCTCGGCCTGATGGAGAGCGAGATCTCGGTGCTGCAGGTCGAGAAGAAGATCCGCTCGCGCGTCAAGCGCCAGATGGAGAAGACCCAGCGCGAGTACTACCTCAACGAGCAGATGAAGGCGATCCAGAAGGAACTCGGCGACGACGAAGGTCGCGACGAGCTTGCCGACCTGGAAGACAAGATCAAGAAGACCAAGCTCTCGAAGGAAGCCCGCGAGAAGGCGCAGCACGAACTGAAGAAGCTGCGCCAGATGTCGCCGATGTCCGCGGAAGCGACCGTCGTGCGCAACTATCTCGACTGGCTGTTGTCGATCCCGTGGGGCAAGAAGTCAAAGGTCAAGAAGGACCTCAATGCCGCACAGGAAGTGCTGGACAACGATCATTACGGTCTCGAGAAGGTCAAGGACCGCATCGTCGAGTATCTCGCCGTGCAGTCGCGCGCCAACAAGCTGACCGGTCCGATCCTGTGCCTGGTCGGCCCTCCCGGCGTCGGCAAAACCTCGCTCGGCAAGTCGATCGCGAAGGCGACCGGCCGCGAGTTCGTGCGCGTGTCGCTCGGCGGCGTGCGTGACGAAGCGGAGATCCGTGGACATCGCCGGACCTATATCGGTTCGATGCCCGGCAAGATCATCCAGTCGATGCGCAAGGCCAAGACCTCGAACCCGCTGTTCCTGCTGGACGAGATCGACAAGATGGGCGCCGATTTCCGCGGCGATCCGTCGTCGGCGCTGCTTGAGGTGCTGGACCCCGAGCAGAACTCGACCTTCAACGATCACTACCTCGAGGTCGACTACGATCTCTCCAACGTCATGTTCATCACGACCGCGAATACGCTGAATATTCCGGGCCCGCTGATGGACCGCATGGAGATCATCCGAATCGCCGGGTACACCGAGAACGAAAAGGTCGAGATCGCGCGCAAGCACCTGATCCCGACCGCGGTGTCCAAGCACGGTCTGGACTCCAAGGAGTTCTCGATCGACGACGATGCGTTGCTGCTGATGATCCGCCGCTACACCCGCGAAGCGGGCGTGCGCAATCTCGAGCGTGAGCTCTCCACACTGGCCCGCAAGGCCGTGAAGGAGCTGATGCTCTCGAAGAAGAAGTCCGTGAAGGTCACCGAGAAGACCATCGAGGAATTCCTCGGCGTCGCGAAATACCGCTACGGCGAGATCGAGAGCGACGATCAGGTTGGCGTGGTCACCGGTCTGGCGTGGACCGATGTCGGCGGCGAGCTGCTCACCATCGAAAGCGTCATGATGCCCGGCAAGGGCCGCATGACGGTGACGGGCAACCTGCGCGATGTGATGAAGGAATCGATCTCGGCGGCGGCATCCTATGTCCGCTCGCGTGCGATCACCTTCGGCATCGAGCCGCCGCTGTTCGACCGCCGCGACATCCACGTGCACGTGCCGGAGGGCGCGACGCCCAAGGATGGCCCGTCGGCCGGCGTGGCGATGGCGACCACCATCGTCTCGGTGCTGACCGGCATTCCGATCCGGCACGATATCGCCATGACCGGCGAGATCACCTTGCGCGGACGGGTGCTGCCGATCGGCGGCTTGAAGGAGAAGCTGTTGGCGGCGGCGCGGGGCGGCATCAAGACGGTGCTGATCCCGGATGAGAACGCCAAGGACCTGACCGAGATCTCGGACGCCATCAAGGGCGGCCTGGACATCATCCCGGTCTCGCGCATGGACGAAGTGATCAAGAACGCGCTGGTTCGCGCACCAGAGCCGATCGAGTGGGAGGAGGACACCTCGCGTGCGCCGAAGCCCGATGCGGACGAGGTGCCGGGTTTGACCGCTCACTGA